The Sorex araneus isolate mSorAra2 chromosome 5, mSorAra2.pri, whole genome shotgun sequence genome has a segment encoding these proteins:
- the TMEM217 gene encoding transmembrane protein 217 codes for MKQKYWCGMTARMGTILSGAFSIISSNMYLIFEQNHLSRINCSKYKANYSSISFHNWHFSCNCLEIVFFLSFFTIIVSGFLIYSVYTRLLKGLLFYIIWIIFYECINILVQIYTNSSTTAIPIRALRWFGLIIRLSLHCFWIFFVINEAHMIYKLKCKVHVTLFNRHVSLGNEDITRRLSNSSSLSQQFLYY; via the coding sequence ATGAAACAGAAGTACTGGTGTGGGATGACTGCCAGAATGGGTACCATATTGTCAGGggcattttccataatttcttctAATATGTACCTCATCTTTGAACAAAACCACCTGAGCAGGATCAATTGCTCAAAATACAAGGCCAATTACTCAAGTATAAGTTTCCATAATTGGCACTTTAGTTGCAATTGTTTAGAAAtagttttcttcctgtctttctttacCATCATAGTGAGCGGCTTCCTTATATACTCCGTGTACACCCGGCTTTTGAAGGGCTTGTTGTTCTATATTATCTGGATCATTTTTTATGAATGTATAAACATTCTCGTACAGATCTACACCAATAGCAGTACCACTGCTATACCTATCCGAGCTCTGCGCTGGTTTGGCTTGATTATCCGTCTGTCACTGCACTGCTTTTGGATATTCTTTGTCATCAATGAAGCACATATGATCTACAAACTTAAATGCAAGGTTCATGTAACTCTCTTCAACAGACACGTTTCTTTAGGCAATGAGGATATCACACGGCGACTATCAAATTCAAGCTCCTTATCCCAGCAGTTTCTGTACTATTAA